The sequence ATTttcttcagccattatttctccaaatatttttcctttcatctccttTTGGTACTCCAGGTACATGTATATTAGTCCACTTAATATTGTCCCTGGGGCTCTATTCTTCCCCCCACTCccagtcttttttctctccatgcttccactggatcttttcaattttttatcttttcGTTCActgaacttttcttctgcagcatcTAATCAGCTATTAAGCCCATCCagtgatttttcatttcatatatgtatttttctgttctaGAGTATCAATTTGGATCTTTTTTGtagtttacatttctcttttgagATTCTCCATTTGTTCCCTCATTAAGTTCATGTTTTCCTTGAAATCCTTGAACATATTTAGAATAGCTATTTTCAAGTCTCTGTTGGCCAATTCCATACCTCTGTCCCTCTTGAGCTATTAAGCTAATTTCTCTATTGGTTATGGCCACattttttctgcttatttatctgcctagtaattttttattatatgttgGACATTATGAATGTTATGTTGTTGAGGGTGTTTTGCTGTCTTCCTCAAAAGAGCACTTTTGAGTTTTGTTCCAACGGGCAGTTAATTTACTTAGGGATAAGTTTGATCTTTTGAAAAAGCCTTATTTTTAAGCTTAGTTGAGAGAGGTCTAAGGTAGCCCTGACTGGAGGGCTAGATTAGGTCTACTTATAAGGCATGGCTTTTTTGGAATTTCTACTGCATGCTCAGAGTGTTCAACAAGATCTCTCTACTCTAGCTGTTTGGAACTCAGATCTCCTAACTCAGCCCTGTGTAATTGGTAGTAATTCAGCTCACAGTTccccaagagtttttttttttttccctgaaagttATATTTTGCCCTGCCTCATGGAGTCTTGCTCTGCACATGTGGACTCAGCTAAAGTCCAATTTTTTTAGCTTCTTCTCTGCGCTGCTTCCTTTTCTCTGGTACCTTGACACACAAATTCCTGAGGAAGGAAAGTTCAATAGCCCTGAACTATAATCTTTGTCTCCAGAGTCCAGAAAGTACTTCCAGGCAGGTGATTGTGGGGGctcatctcatttgtttctcttctctcagggatcacagtaaatttcatatattttatccagttttatAGTTTATCTAGTCTTATGGCAGTTGCTTTAACTGGTATAGTTAATTTTATGGCAGTTGCTCTAACTGGTATAGTTGTTTATACCAGTTACTGTATCATGGTCAGAATCAGAAATCCCATTCTTTTGTATGTTTATGCTCACATTTTACACATTCCGAAAACAATATATAGTAATATTTTGCGGCCATTGACGTAGGAAGAAAACTAGGAGAGTGTGGAACCCCAGATGCCAATGAAGGAAGTTTTTGAAGAAAGGGAGTGATCTGCTGTGTTCAGTACTGCTGAGGGGGTACACGTGGATGTCATCAGTGATACACAGAGacatagttcattcattttaactgtGTATAAAATTCCATCACATGAATAGAGAAAATTCACTTCTCTATCTCCTATCATTTAGGTGAACATTTGCAGTGAGCATTCTTGAACATGTTACTGATTTGAGTACATGTGGGTGAGTTTCTCTTTGAAGCCTATCTAGGGGTGGGATTACTAGATCATTAACTAGTACAGCTTCATCTTGACAAAACAATGCCAGATTGCTTCCAAAAATAGTGGTGCCAGTGTCTGTTCCTGTCTTCAGGGTTCAGGAGACCCCCTTTGCTTCACACATTCACCAGCATTTGCTATTGTAGACTTAAATTCTTGCCAATGTGAGGAACAAAAAGCTGTGTGATTGTTACGTCAATTCACATTTTCCTGAATATTAGTGAAGTTGAGTGTCTTGGCCATCTGGGTTTCCTCTCATGTGACCTGCCTGTTAATATCCACTACCTAATTTTACATGGAGTTGTATTTTTTGGGtaagatttctttgtatattctgaacACTAAAATCTTTGTCTATTAAATACATTGGAAATATTTACTCCCAGTCTGTGGTGTATCTGACTTTGTACagatgtgtgtgtgagaaagagagagcaagagataAAAGTTTTTAGCTTTGATGAGTTAGGtctattcatttcttttgtgttttgtgtcTTAGTTAAGCAATCCTTTCCAGACCTGAGGTCATAAAGATACTTGTCTGTATTTTGTTCTAagacttttaaagtttttaaaaatacatttatataggTTAACACAACTGAAATTTACTCggtgtgtggtgtgaggtagggattttttttttttccctgttgggAAAGCCAGATATCCTAACCTCTCCAGTGTTTTCTCACTGACCTGTACTGCCATTGCCATCACATCCAGGTTCCCATGGGGACCTGGGTCTGTTTGGGGCTCTTTTTTCCTGTTATGCTGATCATATTGCCTATTCTAGTAAGCATACATGAAAGTTTTCATTattgaactttataaaaaatgTGATGTCTGGTAGGGTAAGTTGGGCAAAGGAATGGGAGgatatttgcttttttgctttgAAGTCCACCCGTCTTTAAACAGCTGTCCTTAATGTATGTAAAACAGCACTGGCTGAACTCAGGAAAAATCCGCTTGCTGCTCAGACCTTTCCAGGACTGATCTGTGGCATGGAAGGCGGGGAGGGTGGCTTCACTTTTGTGTGAAACTTTGGGTACTTTTACTTTTGCCTTTGCCCTCTCCCCGCCCTGCCAACTCTCACCTCTGGGGTTTTAGGTTGTGATGTCTCTGAACCATGGGCTGCTCTTCCAGTATTTACATGAGGGCCCGTGGTGGGTGTTTTGCGACTGGGTGGCAGTACCTCTCCTGTTGGTTACTGCCAACCAGACCACAGTGGCAGGCCTGACGGAATCTGGGGTTTCCTGTTGCCTCACCGGCCCTGAGACCCTGGATTCCAAAAATAAATGCACGAGAAACCACTGTGACCTCATGGTCTGTGCTTGCACGGTGCTCTGAGCACAGGGACTGTCTTCACCCCGTGGCCCGGCCCAGCGGGGGCCCTGCTCCCCCAGAGTGACAGATGGGCCACCTGAGCGcttcctctctgtcccctcccttcAGGCAGTCACCCGCAGGGCCAAGGTGGCTCCCGCCGACAGGATGAGCAAGTTCTTGAAGCACTTCACCGTCGTTGGGGATGACTGCCACGCGTGGAACATCAACTACAAGAAGTGGGAgaatgaagaggaggaggaggaggagccacTGCCCACACCAGCCTCGGGCGCAGAGGGCAGAGATGCCGATCCTACCGCGGCCCCTGCCCCCGTGCCCAGGCCCCGCCTCGACTTCAGGACCACTTTGAGGAAGCTCTTCAGCGCCCACAGGTTTCAGGTAGGTGGGCAGAGGCCCGAgatgcctggggtggggcagagccGTCAGCAAAGAGTCACGAGGGCAGGGTAGGGGCCCTTCTCTGCCACCAGCTTCTTCACTCCACAGACATCTACGGAGCACTGACCATGTGCTGGGCAGGTCCCATGTGGTCTGGGGCAAAGTAAGTCTTAATCCAAAAGTCAATTAAAGTTCATCACCTGATgaaagtggataaacaaaatgtgatctatctgtcctcagccataaaaaggactgaagcactgacacatgctacaattcGGATGAACCTTGTCAACGTGAtcctaagtggaagaagccagacacaaaaggccacatgtcttataattccatttatatgaaatgtcagaACACGTAAATCCACAGACACAGCAGACTGGAGGGAATGGGAGggggggagtgactgcttaatggatacagagtttccaTTTGCAGGAATGAAAACATTCCGGAACTAGATAGCggcgatggttgcacaaccttgtgaatgtgcttaatgcctcTGAACTTTATGCcaactttaaaatagttaaaatggtaaattttatgttatgcaaaatttaccacacacacacaaaggagaccgggggcgggggggcatcacttcttttgtgaagtgaTGCCAAAAATATCTGCCTTGCTTAACCCACCGCCAGCCTCCAGGTGTGGTTATGGGGAGACCCTGAGAGGGAGACGCAGACTTCAAAGAATGGCAAAGGGAATGGGACTTCTACAGGGTTCAATGTCTGTCCCAACATCTGCCGATTTTGAAGGACAAACGCGGGTGGAGTCTGGCCAGCCCTGTCTGAACCCCACCCCACGTCCCCGATGTGGGCAGGCAGGTGTCTGGAAGCATGTTCTGAGTCCCAGGAGAAAGCAGGAGGCTCCTTGTCAGCCCAGTCCCTGAACGGAGCCATTTTGGGGTCCCTGCTGCAGGGATAACTACGATAATCCAGCCCCTCCCTAGAGCTAATGCCCCCCCtggaagcagagagaagcagCCCTTGCCTCTCCCATCACTGACTTTGTTCCATGgtaaaatagaaagaaggaattattttagtctttttttttccactctcgTGTGACTTAGAGAAACAAAGCAGGCAACACAGCACTCCTGACAGCTTAGTGctttcctctgtggctctgacAGAAGAGAAGACGTGGTGTTAAGTTGTTGGTGTTGAACTCCCAAACCCTCAAtttcaggagagaaggaaggagccaGCTTCCTTCCAGCTGCAAGGGGAGCCCTTGGGAGGTCCCACCTCTCCTGACCGGGCCCCCCAGGGGCACGTGGCTCTGGGGGAAAGCAGAGTAgagatgtttattcattcactcagcagtgCAGTCGCTTCTTAGTTTCTACTACGTGCCAGGGGTACAGCAGTGAGTGTGGTGGGCATGTCCCTGCCCTCAGTCTTGGAGGATTAATGGTCCGTGAAGAGGTGGGCATTCCAGTAATCAGACAGATGCTGTAATCAAGTGGAGAGAAGTCCTCTGTAGGGAAACTGAAGGGGGCTCTCAGAgatcttgggggtgggggagacccGACCTAGGATGTGAGGTGGAGGACGTGtggcagaggaggtgacatttcacCTGATACCTCAAGGTTGGGCAGTAGTGAGCtctgtggatgggaggggaggagcTTCCCAGGCAGAGGGGGCCGTGTTTGCAAAGGGCCGGGGGTCGGAAAGGGTCTTCAGTATTCGAGAATTTGAGAAGGGTCCACGTGGCTTATATGTATCCAGTAGAGGGAGAGGAGGCACTGGAAGGCCATCCGTGGGCAGTGGACAGCCATCGAAGGTTCTGagtatgggggtggggaggggttgaCATGAGCAGTTTGTAGAAGGGCCCAGGGTAGAAGCAGGGAGGCCACCATGGAGTAGGGGTGAGGGTTTAAGGGTTTGATCTCTGCAGATAGAATCAGCATACAGGAAGATTCTGGAATCCCTTTCTTGGGTGCAGTCTCCACCTATTCCCATGGTTTGAGGTGACCAAGGTGACATGATATATAGTTAACTGTTGTCACTTCTCCCACAGAATGGCACAACCAACCAAGGGAGAGAATTTGGGGTGAGTCAGGCCTCTGTGGAAACCATGGACAGACAGGGTAGCTGGGCTAGGGGAGGATGGCCAGCAAGGCCAGGAGCCTCACTTTTATTACCTGCTCACCGGGGCCGGGCCCTCTGCTGAGCGCTCCTCACACATTATCTCACACGATGCTCCCCTTGTCACTCAGGGTAGAAAATGTGGCCAACCCCATTATCCCCTGAAGGAAGCTGAAGCTTAGAGTTAACGTTGAGGCTCAGCGGAGTTGAGAGCTGTGCCCAAGGTCCAGGCTAACGGGGGAGCCGGCCCAGGACTGGCTGCCCCACAGTCCACGCTCTGCGCTGCTGCATGCTGAGGCTAGGCACACCCATTTTCCAGTGACGATTTGGAATTAACCAGCTTCCCTGAATTCTCagcatttttctttgtgatgtgGCTCCCTTCAGAACTAGTACTGCCTTGTGAACTGGCAAATTCAGGGCCTTAGGGATTAGTTCATAGAAGCTGCAGTCGGGACCTGGGCATTATAGTTTGTGACCTTGGGTCTCTCTCTCACTTCTTAAAATTGAGGTGAGATTCACATAAAGTTAATCACTTTAAAGTGAATAATTAAGTGGCATTTATTTAGTACATTCAAAATGTCGTCCAACTGTcaaccactatctagttccagaacatttccatcaccccaaaaagagatctagtacccattaaacaataatccCCAATCCCTGAtaaacactaatctactttctgtctctattaatTTGCCTGTTccggacatttcatgtaaatggaatcataaaatatatgtggtcttttgtgttgggcttctttcacttagcataatattttctaggttcatccacactgtagcatgtgtcagtgctttcattctttttttttttgcggtacgcgggcctctcactgttgtggcctctcccgttgcggagcacaggctctggatgcacaggttcagcggccatggctcatgggcccagccgctccgcggcatgtgggatcttcccagactgggaatatatatatatatatatatattatattcagtCTGTTTTTAATaactctgtgccttggttttagACCAGATGAGCTCTTAGATCCCTTTAGGTCTAAAAaccaaagagggagggaggaaagaaagaaggaaagaaagacctCACCTGAGGCTTGagtatttttttggctgcattgggtcttcattgctgtgcgtgggctttctctagttgtggcgagcaggggctactcttcgttgcagtgcacgggcttctcattgcggtggcttctcttgttgcggagcaagagctctaggcgtgcaggcttcagtagttgtggcacatgggcttagtagttgtggcttgcaggctcagtagttgtggtgcacaggcttagttgctccgtggcatgtgggatcttcccggaccagggatcgaacccacgtcccctgcattggcaggcagattctcaaccactgagccaccagggaagtcccttgaaccTTTACTAAGCTACtgaatttggatttgtctgaaaACTTCATTACAAAGCACTTTGCCATACAATTTTCACAATAAACCATGTCATCAAATACTTAATTACTGAAATAATTACTACAGGTTGAAATGGTCAAAAGGTTTAAGAGTCCACTCTTTATAGGCCTGAACTTGTTTAATTTCACCCTGAAACTGTAGAAACTGCCAAGATAATGGCAGATTAATTTTCAGAGATCAAAATCTATCTACCTGAGAGTGTAAGAGGCAAGGCCCTGGGGGAAGTAAGTGATGGTCCAGTATTTCCAAGGGAAGAGAAGGGTCACGCAGTGTCCTTTGGGGTTCCTCCCGTTGCTGCCATTTCCACCACCACCATGTCATCCCCAGGGTCTCCCCAAATGccatcacctccaccccaccTTTAATGtcctcaccatcatcaccacctccGTCACCATGACTACCCCCACTGCCATTGATAAGACCATCCACTCACTTCACCCTGGttcccaccttcctccccccTCCAGCAGGTCACAAAACCCACCGGATTGTCTTTCCTACAGCAGCTCTTCTCTGTTCTCCAGGAGACGCAGGActccctcccccttcactcccagCGAGCACATGGGAGTTGGGGTGGGTACCTCACGGCTCCAGCCAGAAGCTGTTTCATGGGCACAGTGGATGTCACTCTAACCCAGCTGCCTGGAGGAGGCCATATCTCTGAGGCtggatgttttaaattttaaattgcttattGAGCATCTGTTCTGGGCATACCCTGGCAAGAGCAATCcccagaactagaaaaataaatgcttttagaAACTTTAGTATATTTTGCCATGTAGGAATTAGCAGTTTGGTTGGAGAGATGCTGAGAAGCAGTGAATTTATGAGTAAGAGAAAGACCAATGGTGACCGAGGGTCAGTCATTGGGCCACACGGAAGCTTTAGGAGGACAGGCACTGCCCAGGGCTAGAAGGAGGGGCTCCTGTCCAGAGGAgctggcccccagcaggctccctgcAGGGCGCTCAGGCTGTGGGCAGTGGCCTACCATCCTTGGCATCTTTCCCCAGTGGTTTCACTCAGATGTTTCCAGCCCTTAAAGATGAAAGGAGGGTCCCCATTTAGGTCTCATGGTTTCTTGCTTCTTCCCTTGGTCCACAGGTTATCATCATCTGCCTGGTCGTTCTGGATGCCCTCCTGGTGCTCGCCGAGCTAGTTCTGGACCTAAAGATCATCCAGCCTGACAAGAATAACTATGCCGCCAGGGTAGTGTGTCCGCAGCCCTTTAATGTGGTTCACTCTGtgggtgggcagggtggggcagCACCTGCCTTGGAGTAACCAGGCCTATTTGAGGGTAGTTTGATTGCGTGCTTTCAGtcaaagagcagagaaaatgTCTTCCTTTCCCAATTATAGATACGAATTTACTACAAGCAGGAAACCTCCTCAGGTCACTTGATGGCTTGAACCTTGAGCTATCCTAGACCACTGAGCTGGAGTTTGTCACTGATTATCAAACCAGGAGCATGATTCCTTCCCATCCCCCAGAGGAAGACGAGCTGTTTTTCCTCCTGTCAACATTCTGATGTGGTCCCTGTGCTGGAGCCATTTGGGGGGGATGTGCCCACCATTTATTCCCTGATTCACAGTTCCTGCCTGAGCCCGTCCCAGACATTCACCCAAAGGGCAGTGGACACACTGAAAATGCATTGTGCGGCCCATCACCAGTAAGTGGGGAGAAGGCCAGGGGCTTAAAAGCATCTCCCCACAccctttgaaaaaaattcagtggACAATgcaaaaatgtcttttcaaatgGTAAAAGAGCAGGCAGAAAATATTAAACCTCCTTCCTACTCGTGGCCCCTTTCACCACGGCAGCCGTTAACGTTTTCTTCTGTGCCAACCCAAGTCCTCCCATAGATGATTATCTTTTCTCTCCCTGTTGTTTAATAGAATCAGTAATATACCTCCTATACTGTCTTGtgcctttttctttactttttattatgaaaagtggCAAATATacattttgctgtatttgctttCTTTATACATATACCTATCCACAAACACACCCCACACCCATCTATTTTTGTCTGACCATTCAAAAGTAAGTTAGACATCACGGCACTTCGCCCCTAAATACTAAATATCCAAACTGTCCCAAATTTGGTCACTGTGAGCCTCTTCGAGCTGACTGCTCTGTCCTCTTGACATGACTCCATAGCCTTTGAGCGTTTCCTTGTTTTCTGGCCCTGGATGATGTCCCAGCTCATTCGTACTTTCCCTGCCCCAGAATGGAAAAGGTTACTTTAGTGAAGGCTAGTATTTATAAATCAAGATCTGGGAACTCTCTTCACTTACCATCTTACCATCATTTCTAGTCGATACATACGGATCAGCCTTGGTCTTTTGAACAATTGCGTAATGCTCCATGTGGAGATACCATAATGCATTTAACAAGTGCCCTAGTCTAGTGGACGTTTCTGTTGTTCTCCAAACAATGTAGAAAATCTTTTGTTCTGCAAATGATGTTGCAGTAAATATCCTTACTGTCTTTGTGCACGCGTGAGCTTTGCAGGGCCAAAGGGCATGGCGGATGTTTTCAACTGCCATTGCCCCATTGCCCTTCAGAGAGCAACGTGTGTGCTGTTCTCAGCCACAGTCCAGCCCGAGAACAGCGCCTGGTGCTGGCAGGAATTTGCGATTGGTCAAATGAATGGATTCTCTCGGTGACTGGGCAGGGGCATTCAAGGCCAGCTCGTCCGTGTGACCTGCCCCAGCCCATGACAGCCTGAGTCTACTCTGTATCTCCTTGTCCCCTTCAGGTGTTCCACTACATGAGCATTGCCATCTTGACCTTTTTTATGAtggagattttctttaaaatatttgtcttccGCTTGGAGTTCTTTCACCACAAGTTTGAAATCCTGGACGCCATCGTCGTGGTGGTTTCCTTCATCCTCGACGTTGTCCTCCTTTTCCGGGAGCATGAGTTTGAGGCTCTAGGGCTGCTGATTCTGCTCCGCCTGTGGCGGGTGGCCCGGATCATCAACGGTATGTCCCCTGCGCTcctgggctggggggggggggcgggggatgggACAGTGGGTGGAGCCTGGAAGGGGCGCAGAGGCCCTGGTCCTCCTCCTCTTGGCAACCAAGAGAAACATGGTCTGATTTGGTGTCCCACCGTCACCTTTGTGGCTACAAATTGACACCAGGACGTGTTCTCTGAGAGGAAGTGCCTTTCTCCTTCAGACTCTCATTTCTATGATTACTGAAAGATGGTTATGGCAAGGGTTAGACTAATCCCTGATCAATCCCTGCCAGCTTGGTTCCCAAAGcacctttgtttttcatttggtgTTTCCTGGAGAGTGTTCTACCAAACCCCATCCCACCTTGGGAGGGGCACCTTCGGAAGGGGAGCAAGGAAGCTGAGAAATGCTGTACACTAGACTCTGACCCCTTTGAGAAAGTCACAACACGAGTTAGCATGATGAAGGCTCTGAGAACTGTAATTGTTTTCCAAGTTGACCAGTTCAACACTTTGGGAGGAAATAACACCTATGAGCGTGCTGTAGACTCTGGCTCTGGAGGACACACTTGGGGAGATACTGCTTTACCGTATTTCAGGTACAGATCCTCTTCCTCACACACTCTCTGTTGGTGCAGGGAGCCTCCATGTCAGAGAAGCCATTTGTGCTGTGGTTTTATGTGGACCTAGTGACTGGTTAGCGGTTCAGCCATCAGCGAACTAGTCAGAGTTGATCAAATGCCTGTCCTCAGACTTGCCGCATCAGAATCACCCTCGACACTT is a genomic window of Lagenorhynchus albirostris chromosome 14, mLagAlb1.1, whole genome shotgun sequence containing:
- the HVCN1 gene encoding voltage-gated hydrogen channel 1 isoform X2, with the translated sequence MATWDEKAVTRRAKVAPADRMSKFLKHFTVVGDDCHAWNINYKKWENEEEEEEEPLPTPASGAEGRDADPTAAPAPVPRPRLDFRTTLRKLFSAHRFQVIIICLVVLDALLVLAELVLDLKIIQPDKNNYAARVFHYMSIAILTFFMMEIFFKIFVFRLEFFHHKFEILDAIVVVVSFILDVVLLFREHEFEALGLLILLRLWRVARIINGIIISVKTRSERQLLRLKQINIQLATKIQHLEFSCSEKEQEIERLNKLLRQHGLLGEVN
- the HVCN1 gene encoding voltage-gated hydrogen channel 1 isoform X1 translates to MGQVPSLHHVPRSSSSNRSGDDRKMATWDEKAVTRRAKVAPADRMSKFLKHFTVVGDDCHAWNINYKKWENEEEEEEEPLPTPASGAEGRDADPTAAPAPVPRPRLDFRTTLRKLFSAHRFQVIIICLVVLDALLVLAELVLDLKIIQPDKNNYAARVFHYMSIAILTFFMMEIFFKIFVFRLEFFHHKFEILDAIVVVVSFILDVVLLFREHEFEALGLLILLRLWRVARIINGIIISVKTRSERQLLRLKQINIQLATKIQHLEFSCSEKEQEIERLNKLLRQHGLLGEVN
- the HVCN1 gene encoding voltage-gated hydrogen channel 1 isoform X3, giving the protein MSKFLKHFTVVGDDCHAWNINYKKWENEEEEEEEPLPTPASGAEGRDADPTAAPAPVPRPRLDFRTTLRKLFSAHRFQVIIICLVVLDALLVLAELVLDLKIIQPDKNNYAARVFHYMSIAILTFFMMEIFFKIFVFRLEFFHHKFEILDAIVVVVSFILDVVLLFREHEFEALGLLILLRLWRVARIINGIIISVKTRSERQLLRLKQINIQLATKIQHLEFSCSEKEQEIERLNKLLRQHGLLGEVN